Proteins encoded within one genomic window of Gloeobacter kilaueensis JS1:
- a CDS encoding S-layer homology domain-containing protein: MYTTPWKTVAGGLVASLVFGATALAADFNDVSGYWAEPYVSGLADRNFIGGFPDGTFRPSAPITRAQFAAIAAKAFNLQGSGGNANFNDVTRNYWAANAIAAVSDNGLVTGFPDGTFRPEERITRAQALVILTKALGNRYKGSSQALDKYNDVQAVPDWARTSIEKAADAGIIANFPDPAVIAPNKLASRGEVAALMYQTLARSGQNLPPLSIGLIGGGQGGADRGGALSIERIALSPNKPSLQPGEVLNIRVSASPGATGNFSIQGVAQSLPLQETDSGVYEGNYTVKRGDQENNARIAVTLRNRNDSITQEADRRLSFGAAPTRPDFLEGKLVRGSSSTIYKVENGRRRAIPNPQTLQALGYSFDQVVKLPDNQLNTIPLGQPVPSQPFFADGALVRGSGPTIYQIENGRRRAIPDPQTLQALGYNFNQVKKISDSQLNAIPLGAPVPPSR; encoded by the coding sequence ATGTACACAACGCCCTGGAAGACAGTGGCAGGCGGTCTGGTTGCAAGCCTGGTATTTGGCGCAACCGCCCTGGCCGCAGATTTTAACGACGTGTCCGGTTACTGGGCTGAACCCTACGTATCGGGGTTGGCGGACCGCAACTTTATCGGCGGCTTTCCAGACGGCACCTTCCGTCCCAGCGCCCCGATCACCCGCGCCCAGTTTGCGGCGATTGCCGCCAAAGCCTTTAACCTGCAGGGCAGCGGCGGCAACGCCAACTTCAACGACGTAACAAGAAACTACTGGGCGGCGAACGCCATTGCGGCAGTAAGCGACAATGGCCTGGTGACCGGCTTTCCGGATGGCACGTTTCGGCCCGAAGAGCGGATCACCCGCGCCCAGGCGCTCGTCATCCTGACCAAAGCCCTGGGCAACCGCTACAAGGGTTCCTCCCAGGCTCTCGATAAGTACAACGATGTCCAGGCGGTGCCAGACTGGGCCCGGACAAGCATCGAAAAGGCCGCCGATGCCGGGATTATCGCCAATTTTCCGGACCCGGCGGTGATCGCGCCCAACAAGCTCGCCTCGCGGGGGGAGGTGGCCGCTTTGATGTACCAGACCCTCGCCCGCAGCGGTCAGAACCTGCCGCCCCTGTCGATCGGCCTGATTGGTGGAGGCCAGGGCGGCGCGGATCGCGGTGGTGCCCTGTCGATCGAGCGCATTGCCCTCTCCCCCAACAAGCCGTCCTTGCAACCCGGTGAAGTGCTCAACATTCGGGTGAGCGCTTCGCCTGGGGCGACGGGCAACTTCAGCATCCAGGGCGTTGCCCAGTCGCTGCCCCTGCAGGAGACCGACAGCGGCGTTTACGAGGGCAACTACACCGTCAAGCGCGGCGATCAAGAAAACAACGCCCGCATCGCCGTAACGCTGCGCAACCGCAACGACTCGATCACCCAGGAGGCAGATCGGCGGCTCTCGTTTGGGGCTGCACCCACCAGACCGGACTTTTTAGAAGGAAAACTGGTCCGGGGCAGTAGTTCGACCATCTACAAGGTCGAAAATGGCCGCCGCCGGGCGATTCCCAATCCCCAGACTCTCCAGGCGCTGGGCTACAGCTTTGATCAAGTTGTCAAACTGCCGGACAACCAGCTCAACACGATTCCGCTTGGCCAACCCGTTCCATCCCAGCCCTTCTTTGCCGACGGTGCTCTGGTCCGGGGCAGTGGTCCGACGATCTACCAGATCGAAAATGGCCGCCGCCGGGCGATCCCCGATCCCCAGACCCTCCAGGCGCTGGGCTACAACTTCAACCAGGTCAAAAAAATCTCCGACAGTCAGCTCAACGCCATTCCCCTCGGCGCACCAGTTCCCCCTTCGCGCTAA
- a CDS encoding S-layer homology domain-containing protein: MGRFWKAAAASLALNLAISGIAVAAPLRDIASFWARPYIETLAERQFVEGFPDGTFRPDAPITRAQFAAMALKAFDLPGGGERPDFRDVDRNYWAASAIAAVSKSGLVAGFPDGTFHPEENITRAQALVILSRVLGTNRPDAAATLQRYADAQEVPEWARSAIATAADAGILVNYPDSTVIEPNSLATRGAVAALFYQTLARSGQSLPPLEIGTLAPNAPANPEDRTSQPSQPPASNVAARNDQLAIERIVIVPAVRSFRFGDELLVRVFATPGAQASFSIQGVAQAIPLQEVGSGVYEGNYTVRREDQGNNARIAVSLQNQTGGSVTRTAEGTYTFVSVLNR; this comes from the coding sequence ATGGGAAGATTCTGGAAGGCAGCGGCAGCCAGTCTCGCTTTGAACCTGGCTATTAGTGGGATTGCCGTTGCTGCACCGCTGCGGGATATTGCCAGTTTCTGGGCGCGGCCCTATATCGAGACCCTCGCCGAGCGCCAGTTCGTCGAAGGTTTTCCGGACGGCACTTTTCGCCCGGACGCTCCGATCACCCGCGCCCAGTTTGCGGCGATGGCGCTCAAGGCTTTTGATCTGCCAGGCGGCGGCGAGCGCCCGGACTTTCGCGACGTCGATCGCAACTACTGGGCTGCCAGTGCGATCGCAGCAGTCAGTAAAAGTGGCCTGGTAGCCGGTTTCCCGGACGGAACGTTTCATCCGGAAGAAAACATCACCCGCGCCCAGGCGCTCGTCATCCTCTCGCGGGTGCTGGGCACCAACCGCCCGGACGCCGCTGCGACCTTACAGCGCTACGCCGACGCCCAGGAGGTTCCTGAGTGGGCCCGTTCGGCAATTGCCACCGCCGCCGACGCTGGAATTCTCGTCAACTACCCCGATTCGACGGTGATCGAGCCCAATAGCCTCGCCACGCGCGGTGCCGTCGCTGCCCTGTTCTACCAGACCCTCGCCCGCAGCGGTCAGTCCCTGCCGCCCCTTGAGATCGGCACCCTTGCCCCCAACGCTCCAGCCAACCCCGAAGACAGAACCTCACAGCCGTCCCAACCACCCGCCTCGAACGTCGCCGCCCGCAACGACCAGCTTGCGATCGAGCGGATCGTGATCGTCCCGGCGGTGCGCTCCTTCCGCTTTGGCGATGAACTGCTGGTGCGCGTCTTCGCCACACCGGGCGCACAGGCCAGTTTCAGCATCCAGGGTGTTGCCCAGGCGATTCCCCTTCAAGAAGTCGGCTCCGGCGTCTACGAGGGCAACTACACGGTCCGGCGCGAAGATCAAGGAAACAACGCCCGCATCGCGGTCTCGCTTCAAAATCAAACCGGCGGCAGCGTTACCCGGACAGCAGAAGGAACGTATACTTTCGTTTCCGTCCTCAATCGCTGA
- a CDS encoding tetratricopeptide repeat protein, translated as MLNSILTWLNSRLSDQRVVTSPLLLGVTIGCILIIGVLSYQLNNAPAKASATTSVEASSPGSGWFASLFKRRYALLAGIAVLEVVLLAVVFWWGTRATLPAAAGHSIAVLPFENLDGDRQSAYFSDGMTVDITNELGKIADLTVISSGAALQYKGSKKSIAAIAEELKVSTVLTGSVRREGNRVRIVGQLIDPRTSAQLWSEDYDRKLTDVFAIQADVATQIAHKLKAKLTDTEKNHIDQVPTASLTAYDFYLKGLEYYRRTNKADNDRAIALFKQALAMDADYALAYAGLARAYSRKTIYFGEGLNWLEAALQTALKSVSLNPNLAEGHTALGNSYWDKGQVRRALESYRRAIAINPNYSPAVSSYGSALSNLGELSEAVRWTKKAIPLDPTNANPYHNLGLIYVTLAEDDTAIQWLQKALALQPDDTTALAVLSEIYLLQNKPDRAMAQAQKILKGDPESLDGLPAAGNVERFRRRWGAARQYYQKVLELTSGDFAASSNVLQPTTVLADIESKSGHAAAARSLLARSVKTDKERIAAGDETYYYPFDLAAVYTVRKDRAQALQWLRKAIAAGLRDYRGTASEPAFSSLRADPDFQILIQQMKRQVETMQKQLAASDS; from the coding sequence TTGCTCAACTCCATACTCACCTGGCTCAATTCCCGGCTCTCCGATCAAAGAGTCGTCACCAGCCCCCTGCTGTTGGGGGTGACGATTGGCTGTATTTTGATCATCGGCGTCCTCAGCTACCAGCTCAACAACGCCCCGGCCAAAGCTTCAGCTACCACCAGCGTCGAGGCGAGCAGTCCCGGCAGTGGCTGGTTCGCTTCTTTGTTCAAACGGCGCTACGCGCTTCTGGCGGGTATTGCAGTGCTGGAGGTGGTGCTGCTCGCCGTTGTCTTCTGGTGGGGGACGCGGGCGACGCTCCCAGCAGCCGCAGGCCACTCGATCGCCGTGTTGCCCTTTGAGAACCTCGACGGCGACAGGCAGAGTGCCTACTTCAGCGACGGCATGACGGTCGATATCACCAACGAACTGGGCAAAATCGCCGATCTGACGGTGATCTCCAGCGGTGCCGCCCTCCAGTACAAGGGCAGCAAAAAAAGCATCGCCGCGATCGCCGAAGAATTAAAAGTCAGCACGGTTCTCACCGGTTCGGTGCGCCGGGAGGGCAACCGCGTGCGCATCGTCGGGCAGCTCATCGATCCGCGCACCAGCGCCCAACTGTGGTCGGAGGACTACGACCGCAAGTTGACGGACGTGTTTGCTATTCAGGCGGACGTGGCCACCCAGATCGCCCACAAGCTCAAAGCAAAGCTCACCGACACCGAAAAAAACCACATCGATCAGGTACCGACGGCAAGCCTGACCGCCTACGACTTCTACCTCAAGGGCCTCGAATATTATCGGCGCACCAACAAAGCAGACAACGACCGGGCAATCGCTCTATTCAAGCAGGCACTGGCGATGGATGCGGACTACGCCCTGGCCTACGCCGGGCTCGCCCGAGCCTACAGCCGCAAGACGATCTACTTCGGCGAAGGGCTCAACTGGCTGGAGGCGGCGCTGCAGACCGCTTTGAAATCTGTTTCTCTCAATCCAAATCTGGCAGAAGGCCACACTGCTCTTGGCAACAGCTACTGGGACAAAGGCCAGGTCCGCCGGGCGCTTGAATCCTACCGCCGGGCAATCGCGATCAACCCCAACTATTCACCGGCGGTGAGCAGCTACGGCTCAGCCCTCTCCAATCTGGGCGAGCTGAGCGAGGCGGTGCGCTGGACCAAAAAAGCGATTCCCCTCGACCCGACCAACGCCAACCCCTACCACAACCTCGGCTTGATCTACGTCACCCTCGCCGAGGATGACACAGCGATCCAGTGGCTGCAAAAGGCGCTCGCGTTGCAGCCGGACGATACGACCGCTCTGGCGGTCTTGAGCGAAATCTACCTGCTGCAGAACAAACCCGATCGGGCGATGGCCCAGGCCCAGAAAATTCTCAAAGGTGACCCCGAGAGTCTGGACGGCCTTCCGGCGGCGGGCAACGTCGAGCGCTTCCGCCGCCGCTGGGGGGCCGCCCGCCAGTACTACCAGAAAGTGCTGGAACTCACCAGCGGCGACTTTGCCGCCAGCTCGAACGTACTGCAACCTACGACGGTGCTCGCCGACATCGAGAGCAAGTCGGGCCACGCTGCCGCTGCCCGTTCCCTGCTCGCAAGGAGCGTCAAAACCGACAAAGAGCGGATCGCCGCCGGCGATGAGACCTACTACTATCCGTTCGATCTGGCTGCAGTCTATACGGTCCGCAAGGACAGAGCCCAGGCTTTGCAGTGGTTGCGCAAGGCGATAGCAGCCGGACTGCGCGACTATCGCGGCACCGCCTCTGAACCAGCCTTCAGCAGCCTGCGAGCCGATCCTGACTTCCAGATTCTGATACAACAGATGAAGAGGCAGGTAGAGACGATGCAAAAACAGCTCGCTGCCTCCGACAGTTAG
- a CDS encoding M61 family metallopeptidase, protein MTTTIRYRVSMEQAHAHLFDVEMVIEGWQSDSLWLKLPVWTPGSYLVREYSRHLQDFAVQSAAGASPRWRKTAKQTWQVETAGIASLHITYRVYANELTVRTSHLDTTHAYFNGACLFLYVPGLEALPCEVSVEPLHPEWRVTTALSAVERQQNTYRATSYDELVDSPFEVGTHRIIPFTVLGRPHTLAVWGKSNLDFNRFLPDLESIIVTEAKLFGELPYDHYVFIVHFADSYGGLEHRNSTTLLYPRFELQPEEKYFKFLNLVAHEFFHLWNVKRIRPSTLDRFDYGQENYTRALWFMEGATSYYDELIPLRAGLYNRKHYLKLLGGQISRFLATPGRRVQPLAESSFDTWIKLYRPNENSANAQISYYLKGQLVCLLLDLDIRLQTGGERSLDAAMRYLWQHYGREDVSFPEDELEQIIAQAAGYEPGDFFDRYLRSTAELDFDAGFAPYGLKLVAQGLEDAPPCLGLRTQEQNGRTLVQTVEADSPAQKAGLNHGDELVALGGWKVTHATLKDRLAELQPGTAIEVAYFRREELVSSTVWLDAPRPTGYTLSVSNDATNEQRERLTAWLGPA, encoded by the coding sequence ATGACGACGACGATCCGCTATCGGGTGAGCATGGAACAGGCCCATGCCCACCTTTTTGATGTCGAGATGGTGATCGAAGGCTGGCAATCGGACAGTCTGTGGCTAAAATTGCCCGTCTGGACACCCGGCTCCTACCTGGTGCGCGAGTACAGCCGACATCTGCAGGATTTTGCGGTTCAAAGTGCCGCCGGAGCATCGCCGCGCTGGCGCAAGACCGCCAAGCAGACCTGGCAGGTCGAAACAGCCGGTATCGCCAGCCTGCACATCACTTATCGGGTCTACGCCAACGAACTGACCGTGCGCACCAGCCACCTCGACACCACCCACGCCTACTTCAACGGTGCCTGTCTGTTTCTGTACGTTCCCGGCCTCGAAGCGCTGCCCTGCGAGGTGAGCGTCGAGCCGCTCCATCCTGAATGGCGGGTGACAACGGCCCTGAGCGCAGTGGAGCGGCAACAAAACACTTACCGCGCTACCAGCTACGACGAGCTGGTCGATAGCCCCTTTGAGGTGGGCACCCACCGGATCATCCCGTTTACGGTGCTGGGCAGGCCCCACACCCTGGCAGTCTGGGGCAAGAGCAACCTCGATTTCAATCGCTTTTTGCCGGATCTCGAAAGTATCATCGTCACCGAGGCCAAGCTCTTTGGCGAATTGCCCTACGATCACTACGTCTTTATCGTCCACTTTGCCGACAGCTACGGTGGTCTTGAGCACCGCAACTCGACGACGCTACTCTATCCGCGCTTCGAGCTGCAGCCCGAAGAAAAATATTTTAAGTTTCTCAATCTGGTCGCCCACGAATTTTTTCATCTCTGGAACGTCAAGCGCATCCGGCCCTCGACTTTAGATCGCTTCGACTACGGGCAAGAAAATTACACCCGCGCCCTTTGGTTCATGGAGGGGGCGACCAGCTACTACGACGAGTTGATTCCCCTGCGGGCGGGCCTCTACAACCGCAAGCACTATCTAAAATTGCTGGGTGGGCAGATCAGCCGTTTTCTTGCTACCCCTGGCCGCCGGGTGCAGCCCCTCGCCGAATCGAGCTTCGATACCTGGATCAAGCTCTACCGCCCGAACGAAAATTCAGCCAACGCCCAGATTTCGTACTACCTCAAAGGCCAGCTCGTCTGCTTGCTTCTCGATCTCGACATTCGGCTGCAAACCGGGGGCGAGCGCTCGCTCGACGCGGCAATGCGCTATCTCTGGCAGCACTACGGCAGAGAGGATGTGAGTTTCCCGGAGGATGAGCTGGAGCAGATCATCGCCCAGGCAGCAGGATACGAGCCTGGCGACTTTTTCGATCGCTACTTGCGCTCGACGGCGGAACTCGATTTTGACGCTGGCTTTGCGCCCTACGGTCTGAAACTTGTCGCCCAGGGACTGGAGGACGCACCGCCCTGTCTGGGCCTGCGCACCCAGGAGCAAAATGGCCGCACCCTCGTGCAGACCGTCGAAGCCGATTCTCCGGCTCAAAAAGCAGGGCTCAACCACGGCGACGAACTGGTCGCTCTCGGCGGCTGGAAGGTGACCCACGCCACCCTCAAGGACCGCCTCGCGGAGCTGCAGCCTGGGACGGCTATCGAGGTGGCCTACTTCCGCCGCGAGGAGCTGGTGAGCAGCACGGTCTGGCTGGATGCACCGCGACCGACGGGCTATACCCTGAGCGTCTCCAACGACGCAACCAATGAGCAGCGCGAACGGCTCACAGCCTGGCTGGGTCCGGCTTAA
- a CDS encoding YggT family protein codes for MISQTLADALGNFIQIYIVLLFVRVLLSWFPNIDWSRNPWAILSQLTDPYLNLFRSIIPPLGGIDLSPILAFLALQVGGQLLVEGLRSLPV; via the coding sequence ATGATCTCACAGACTCTGGCGGATGCGCTGGGAAATTTTATTCAGATCTACATTGTCCTGCTGTTTGTACGGGTGCTACTGAGCTGGTTCCCGAATATCGACTGGTCGCGCAATCCCTGGGCGATATTGAGCCAGTTGACCGACCCTTACCTCAACCTCTTCCGCTCGATCATCCCGCCTCTAGGCGGCATCGACCTCTCGCCCATCCTGGCGTTTCTGGCATTGCAGGTAGGCGGCCAGTTGCTGGTCGAAGGGCTGCGCTCCCTGCCGGTCTAA
- the deoC gene encoding deoxyribose-phosphate aldolase, with amino-acid sequence MISSHPEIELAGFIEQTCLKPTTTADDIRQICWEAQRYRFGAVCVAPVYARLAVEQLHKQKPKIFTVVGFPLGLSTAAAKLYEAEEAAAMGVDGLEVMVNLGAVKSGQYNVIYEELGRIVDAVSCEVRAILEWNLLDGDERKHLAEVCLDVGVSMLKTSAGWSGLVKTEDVQALRRVVRNQLGIKVAGGVHSLSQALELLAAGANRLGTSRGVEILREQHRLEETA; translated from the coding sequence ATGATCAGCAGCCATCCTGAGATCGAACTGGCCGGTTTTATCGAACAGACCTGCTTGAAGCCGACCACCACCGCAGACGATATTCGTCAAATCTGCTGGGAAGCGCAGCGCTACCGCTTTGGGGCCGTCTGTGTCGCTCCTGTCTATGCCCGGCTCGCCGTCGAGCAACTGCACAAGCAAAAGCCCAAAATCTTCACCGTCGTCGGTTTTCCCCTCGGTCTGAGCACGGCGGCAGCCAAGCTCTACGAGGCGGAGGAAGCGGCGGCGATGGGCGTGGACGGGCTGGAGGTGATGGTCAATCTCGGCGCTGTCAAATCCGGGCAGTACAACGTTATCTACGAAGAACTGGGCCGGATCGTCGATGCGGTCAGCTGCGAGGTGCGCGCCATTCTCGAATGGAATTTGCTCGACGGCGACGAGCGCAAACACCTCGCCGAGGTCTGCCTCGATGTCGGTGTCAGTATGCTCAAAACCAGCGCCGGCTGGTCCGGCCTGGTCAAGACAGAAGATGTTCAGGCGCTCCGGCGCGTCGTGCGCAACCAGCTGGGCATCAAGGTGGCAGGTGGCGTCCACAGCCTCAGCCAGGCGCTCGAACTGCTCGCCGCCGGTGCCAATCGCCTCGGTACCAGCCGGGGAGTCGAGATTCTGCGCGAACAGCACCGGCTGGAGGAGACCGCCTGA
- a CDS encoding ankyrin repeat domain-containing protein, whose protein sequence is MKAGRIVALALAIFAALAPGGWAEELALRRVNGIYELPVRINNALTLNFIVDTGAAEVSIPDEVGLSLVRAGVLQPRDALPDRIYTDASGQAVRRRRVMLRSLKVGSFEVRNVPASIGGSAGLLLLGQSFLARVPSWTIDNRRQVIAIGPPALKAAAAPLAEDVNEPDANGRTPLMRSVIDGNTVNVRTLLVRGADVGRRDNAGWTALMLAAAQGDALLIKTLAEAGADPNAKNSAGWTALLSAASRGDLAVVQALISAGADVNIRNNSGWTALMAAQQHNDAQMIQLLKKAGATN, encoded by the coding sequence ATGAAGGCCGGGCGAATCGTTGCGCTGGCACTCGCTATTTTTGCCGCGCTCGCGCCTGGCGGTTGGGCGGAGGAGCTGGCGCTCCGGCGAGTCAACGGCATCTACGAGCTGCCGGTGCGGATCAACAACGCCCTCACCCTCAACTTCATCGTCGATACCGGAGCAGCGGAGGTGTCGATCCCGGACGAGGTCGGTCTGTCGCTGGTGCGGGCCGGGGTGCTCCAGCCACGGGACGCCCTGCCCGACCGCATCTACACCGACGCCAGCGGTCAGGCGGTTCGTCGCCGCCGGGTGATGCTGCGCAGCCTCAAAGTCGGCAGCTTCGAGGTGCGCAACGTTCCAGCCAGCATCGGCGGCAGCGCGGGCCTGTTGCTTCTGGGGCAGAGTTTTCTCGCCCGCGTTCCTTCCTGGACGATCGACAACCGCCGCCAGGTGATCGCTATCGGGCCGCCCGCCCTCAAAGCTGCCGCCGCACCGCTCGCCGAGGACGTCAACGAACCCGACGCCAATGGCCGCACGCCCCTGATGCGCAGTGTCATCGACGGCAACACCGTCAATGTCCGTACCCTGCTCGTGCGGGGAGCGGACGTTGGCCGCCGCGACAACGCCGGTTGGACCGCCCTGATGCTCGCCGCTGCCCAGGGCGATGCGCTTCTCATCAAAACCCTCGCGGAGGCAGGGGCTGACCCCAACGCCAAAAACAGCGCTGGTTGGACGGCTCTACTCTCGGCGGCGTCGCGGGGCGATCTGGCCGTCGTTCAGGCTTTGATCTCAGCTGGTGCCGACGTCAACATCCGCAACAACAGCGGCTGGACCGCCCTGATGGCAGCCCAGCAACACAACGATGCCCAGATGATCCAGCTCCTTAAAAAAGCGGGGGCCACAAACTGA
- a CDS encoding Bax inhibitor-1/YccA family protein: MYGYSDSTGLNRQRELRASNLPGAFAAMGISLGLTGAISWWASFLPGIAAWFWPLIIVQFGLILAIGTVRSWSKNADNLSLVLLFVYAGVTGLVLAPIASIYLASSVGQGILLKALVSAGATFAAGAIYGWTTKKDLSNWGSILFMALLGIIISSLLNIFLLKSPVTDLVISWITVIVFTAFTAFDLNMARDNRFNQTAGQIALNLYLDFLNLFLAFLRIFGGSSRD, from the coding sequence ATGTACGGTTACTCCGATTCGACGGGTCTAAATAGACAGCGGGAGTTGCGCGCTTCCAACCTGCCGGGCGCGTTTGCGGCGATGGGCATCTCTCTGGGCCTGACTGGAGCGATCTCCTGGTGGGCGTCCTTCTTGCCCGGCATCGCCGCCTGGTTCTGGCCGCTCATCATCGTTCAGTTCGGGCTGATCCTAGCGATCGGGACTGTACGTTCGTGGTCCAAAAACGCCGACAACCTCTCGCTGGTCTTGCTTTTTGTTTATGCCGGTGTCACAGGTCTGGTCCTCGCACCGATCGCGAGCATTTATCTAGCCAGCAGTGTCGGCCAGGGCATTTTGCTCAAGGCGCTCGTCTCTGCCGGAGCGACGTTCGCAGCGGGGGCGATCTACGGCTGGACGACCAAAAAAGATCTGAGCAACTGGGGCAGCATTCTGTTTATGGCCCTGTTGGGGATCATCATCTCCTCGCTGCTCAACATCTTCTTGCTCAAGTCGCCGGTCACGGATCTGGTGATCTCGTGGATCACGGTGATTGTCTTCACCGCCTTTACCGCCTTCGATCTGAACATGGCCCGCGACAACCGCTTCAACCAGACCGCCGGCCAGATCGCCTTGAACCTCTACCTTGATTTTCTGAATTTGTTCCTGGCTTTCTTGCGCATCTTCGGCGGCAGCAGCCGCGACTAG
- the xth gene encoding exodeoxyribonuclease III, translating into MTVASWNVNSITVRLAQVIDWLNVHRPDVLCLQETKIPDERFPKAAIEAVGYQVVYSGQKAYNGVAILSRLPISQVRSSLPGDDETAQKRLIAATIAGIEVVNVYVPNGSEVGSEKFAYKLAWLERLYRWFERDFDPQGAVLLCGDFNIAPEARDVYDAQAVAGKVLFHPDEHAALARLQQWGLIDTLRIHTEEAGLFSWWDYRAAAFRRNLGMRIDQIWVSAPLAARCTAGWIDRQMRAADSPSDHVPVVASFEIDSEARDPGGSVLELESR; encoded by the coding sequence CTGACCGTTGCCTCCTGGAACGTCAATTCGATCACCGTGCGCCTCGCCCAGGTGATCGACTGGCTGAATGTCCACCGTCCGGACGTGCTCTGTCTGCAGGAGACAAAGATCCCGGACGAGCGCTTTCCGAAAGCGGCGATCGAAGCGGTGGGCTATCAGGTCGTCTACAGCGGCCAGAAAGCTTACAACGGCGTTGCCATCCTCAGCCGCCTGCCCATATCCCAGGTGCGTTCCAGCCTGCCGGGAGACGACGAGACTGCCCAGAAGCGGCTGATCGCAGCGACGATCGCCGGTATCGAGGTCGTCAACGTCTATGTTCCCAACGGCTCGGAGGTCGGTTCCGAAAAATTTGCCTACAAGCTCGCCTGGCTCGAACGGCTGTACCGGTGGTTCGAGCGCGACTTTGATCCCCAGGGTGCGGTGCTGCTGTGCGGCGACTTTAACATTGCCCCGGAGGCCCGCGACGTCTACGACGCCCAGGCTGTTGCGGGCAAGGTGCTCTTTCACCCGGACGAACACGCCGCCCTCGCCCGCCTGCAGCAATGGGGTCTTATCGATACATTGCGCATCCACACCGAAGAGGCGGGGCTTTTTAGCTGGTGGGACTACCGCGCCGCCGCCTTCCGGCGCAACCTCGGGATGCGCATCGATCAGATCTGGGTGAGCGCCCCTTTAGCAGCGCGCTGCACAGCAGGCTGGATCGACCGACAGATGCGCGCCGCAGACTCGCCCTCCGATCATGTGCCGGTGGTGGCTTCTTTTGAAATAGATTCAGAGGCGCGGGATCCCGGCGGGAGCGTCCTGGAACTGGAGAGCCGGTAG
- a CDS encoding metallophosphoesterase, whose product MTETLLNFVQISDIHLRAGLAPTNWWLSADPAALLRRAVEAVQRLPGVEFVLFTGDLLDRAEEAALDQFFEIVADLPCPYYVVAGNHDVAVEPGPGQLGKRALARRLGLPGRLFYSCALKNGYRLIALDSIPETAPRMQGVLSAEQQAWLGEELRIHREEVTIVALHHPPIVAAPGWDWRFRPADSLQLSEALAAAPNVAVLVNGHLHFPRFWRTGRRAHLSAPALGGPPNAIRPIQILREAGQVYLRYDWLPVRPEGQTPLWYPLVTGGNCDRSGRIALPLPALQFQDAPAGIPRL is encoded by the coding sequence ATGACTGAAACTTTGCTCAACTTCGTTCAGATATCCGACATCCACCTGCGGGCTGGGTTGGCTCCAACCAACTGGTGGCTGTCGGCGGACCCGGCGGCGCTGCTGCGCAGGGCTGTCGAAGCTGTCCAGCGCCTGCCGGGGGTGGAGTTCGTCCTCTTTACGGGCGACCTGCTCGATCGAGCGGAGGAAGCCGCCCTCGATCAGTTCTTCGAAATTGTCGCCGATCTCCCCTGCCCCTACTATGTGGTGGCCGGTAACCACGACGTCGCAGTCGAGCCGGGGCCGGGGCAATTGGGCAAACGGGCACTGGCTCGACGGCTGGGATTGCCGGGGCGGCTTTTTTACAGCTGTGCCCTTAAAAATGGCTACCGGCTCATCGCCCTCGACTCGATCCCCGAGACTGCTCCCCGGATGCAGGGGGTACTCTCCGCCGAACAGCAGGCATGGCTGGGCGAGGAGCTACGAATCCACCGCGAAGAAGTAACAATCGTTGCCCTGCACCATCCGCCCATCGTCGCAGCTCCTGGCTGGGACTGGCGCTTTCGGCCAGCGGACAGTCTGCAATTGAGCGAGGCTCTGGCTGCAGCGCCGAACGTCGCAGTGCTCGTCAACGGTCACCTGCACTTTCCGCGCTTCTGGCGCACTGGCCGCCGAGCGCACCTGAGTGCCCCGGCCCTCGGTGGCCCCCCGAATGCGATCCGCCCGATCCAGATCCTTCGCGAGGCAGGCCAGGTCTATCTGCGCTACGACTGGCTGCCGGTGCGCCCAGAGGGGCAAACGCCCCTCTGGTACCCACTGGTGACAGGCGGCAACTGCGATCGCTCTGGCCGGATTGCCCTCCCGCTACCGGCTCTCCAGTTCCAGGACGCTCCCGCCGGGATCCCGCGCCTCTGA